The following are from one region of the Deinococcus betulae genome:
- a CDS encoding alpha/beta fold hydrolase: MPTIQTKHTLAPQTELYYETYGEGRPVVLIHGWPLSGRMWEAQIDALRHGGYRVVTYDRRGFGQSGKTATGYDYETFAHDLNDLLEGLNLNDVTLVGFSMGGGEVSRYAGLFGTQRLRSAMLVASVAPYLLKTADNPDGGLTQTEVETMVEQVAKNRPQFLAGFTQKFLNWREHKGKLGDEFLDFAASLYLQASPVATQECVRAFGMTDFRADLAKLTVPTLVVHGDKDQIVPLEASGQRVPQYQPGAELHVMKGAPHGLNATHAEDFNKILLDFVAR; the protein is encoded by the coding sequence ATGCCGACCATTCAGACCAAACACACCCTGGCCCCGCAGACCGAGCTGTATTACGAGACCTACGGCGAGGGCCGCCCCGTGGTGCTGATTCACGGCTGGCCGCTCTCAGGCCGGATGTGGGAAGCGCAGATTGACGCCCTGCGCCACGGCGGTTACCGGGTCGTCACCTATGACCGCCGGGGCTTCGGGCAGTCCGGCAAAACGGCCACCGGCTACGACTACGAGACCTTTGCCCATGACCTCAATGACCTGCTTGAGGGCCTGAATCTGAACGACGTGACCCTGGTGGGCTTCTCGATGGGCGGCGGCGAGGTCAGCCGTTACGCGGGACTGTTCGGCACCCAGCGTCTGCGCAGCGCCATGCTTGTGGCGTCGGTGGCGCCATACCTGCTCAAAACGGCCGACAACCCGGACGGCGGCCTGACCCAGACCGAGGTCGAAACCATGGTCGAGCAGGTGGCCAAGAACCGCCCGCAGTTCCTGGCGGGCTTTACTCAGAAATTCCTGAACTGGCGCGAACACAAGGGCAAGCTGGGCGACGAGTTTCTGGATTTTGCGGCCAGCCTGTACCTCCAGGCCTCGCCAGTGGCCACCCAGGAGTGCGTGCGCGCCTTTGGCATGACTGACTTCCGGGCCGACCTGGCCAAACTAACGGTGCCCACGCTGGTCGTGCACGGGGACAAAGACCAGATCGTGCCGCTGGAAGCGAGCGGGCAGCGCGTGCCGCAGTATCAGCCTGGGGCCGAACTGCATGTCATGAAGGGCGCGCCACACGGCCTGAACGCCACCCACGCCGAGGACTTCAACAAGATTCTGCTGGATTTCGTGGCCCGCTGA
- the proS gene encoding proline--tRNA ligase translates to MTKDGGKQDKKAAQYGVTPQSVDFNDWYNEVVKKADLADNSPVAGAMVVRPYGSALWENIVRWLDDRFKATGHESLVFPTLIPMGFIMKEADHVEGFAPELFTVNKIGTEELAEPYVMRPTSETIIGHMWSGWLNSYRDLPFLHYQWGSVFRAELRTKAFLRTSEFFWHEGHTAHADEPEARAEVRQMLDIYHEFCRDILALPVVRGEKTASERFAGAVATYSIEGMMRDGKALQSGTSHYLGQNFSRAFDVKFQTREQKEEFAHTTSWAISSRIIGAIIMTHGDDFGLIMPPRIAPIQVVVIPVGRKDNFDQMVEEGEKLAAELRAQGLRVKVDKRDGVTNGFKYNDWELKGVPVRIELGPRDLESGVVVVKNRNGEEKETLARAEAVSGMTARLDEIHDWLYGRATEYLLNHTLTVDTYEAFQEAIEGGNWARAYHCGDAACEKSIKDDTKATTRNVPLDDAEFFHEAGEGVCVKCGRPSAYGKRVIFGRQY, encoded by the coding sequence ATGACGAAAGACGGCGGCAAACAGGACAAGAAAGCGGCGCAGTACGGCGTCACCCCCCAGAGCGTGGACTTTAACGACTGGTACAACGAGGTCGTGAAAAAGGCCGACCTGGCCGACAACAGCCCGGTGGCCGGCGCCATGGTCGTGCGGCCCTACGGCAGCGCGCTGTGGGAAAACATCGTGCGCTGGCTAGATGACCGTTTCAAGGCGACGGGCCACGAGTCACTGGTGTTTCCGACCCTGATTCCCATGGGCTTCATCATGAAAGAAGCCGACCACGTTGAAGGCTTTGCCCCCGAGCTGTTCACGGTGAACAAAATCGGCACCGAGGAACTGGCCGAGCCCTACGTCATGCGTCCCACCAGCGAAACCATCATCGGGCACATGTGGAGCGGCTGGCTCAACTCCTACCGCGACCTGCCCTTCTTGCACTACCAGTGGGGGAGCGTGTTCCGCGCCGAGCTGCGCACCAAGGCGTTTCTGCGCACCTCTGAGTTTTTCTGGCACGAGGGCCACACCGCCCACGCCGACGAGCCCGAGGCCCGCGCCGAAGTGCGCCAGATGCTCGACATCTACCACGAGTTCTGCCGTGACATTCTGGCGCTGCCCGTGGTGCGCGGCGAGAAAACCGCCAGCGAGCGCTTTGCCGGCGCCGTGGCGACCTACTCCATTGAAGGCATGATGCGGGACGGCAAGGCGCTGCAGTCTGGCACCAGCCACTACCTGGGCCAGAACTTTTCCAGGGCCTTCGACGTGAAGTTCCAGACGCGCGAGCAGAAAGAAGAATTTGCCCACACGACCTCCTGGGCGATTTCCAGCCGGATTATTGGCGCGATCATCATGACGCACGGGGACGACTTTGGCCTCATCATGCCGCCCCGCATCGCGCCCATTCAGGTCGTGGTGATTCCTGTGGGCCGCAAAGACAACTTTGACCAGATGGTCGAGGAAGGCGAAAAGCTGGCCGCCGAACTGCGCGCCCAGGGGCTGCGCGTCAAGGTGGACAAGCGCGACGGCGTGACCAACGGCTTCAAGTACAACGACTGGGAACTCAAGGGCGTGCCCGTGCGGATTGAACTGGGCCCCCGTGACCTGGAGAGCGGCGTTGTGGTCGTGAAAAACCGCAACGGCGAGGAAAAAGAAACCCTGGCCCGCGCTGAGGCGGTCAGCGGCATGACGGCCCGCCTGGACGAGATTCACGACTGGCTGTATGGCCGCGCCACCGAGTACCTGCTGAACCATACCCTGACCGTGGACACCTACGAAGCCTTCCAAGAGGCCATTGAGGGCGGCAACTGGGCGCGCGCCTACCACTGCGGCGACGCGGCGTGCGAAAAGAGCATCAAGGACGACACCAAGGCCACCACCCGCAATGTGCCCCTGGACGACGCCGAGTTCTTCCACGAAGCCGGAGAGGGCGTCTGCGTCAAGTGCGGCCGGCCCAGCGCCTACGGCAAGCGCGTGATTTTCGGTCGTCAGTACTAA
- a CDS encoding DinB family protein: protein MLPAATDAALRAHVRALLTQGQAHLTAEAVLADFPLDSINRRWAGVPYSAFEVLWHLRFTERDILDFIRPAPYEAVPWPQAYWPQKKEGSAQDWQEQVEAFQQDQAALLELLDDPHTDLLALVPNGKDDQTWLRAFLLVADHNAYHLGQLVLLERLSTDEA from the coding sequence ATGCTGCCTGCCGCTACCGACGCCGCCCTGCGGGCCCATGTGCGCGCCCTGCTGACCCAGGGGCAAGCCCACCTGACGGCAGAGGCCGTGCTGGCTGACTTTCCGCTGGACAGCATCAACCGGCGGTGGGCCGGCGTGCCGTATTCCGCCTTCGAGGTGCTGTGGCACCTGCGCTTTACGGAGCGCGACATTCTGGACTTCATACGGCCAGCACCTTACGAGGCGGTGCCCTGGCCACAAGCCTATTGGCCGCAGAAAAAAGAGGGAAGCGCGCAGGACTGGCAGGAGCAGGTAGAAGCCTTCCAGCAGGACCAGGCCGCGCTTCTGGAGTTGTTGGATGACCCGCACACCGACCTGCTGGCCCTCGTGCCAAACGGCAAAGATGACCAGACCTGGCTGCGGGCCTTCCTGCTGGTGGCGGACCACAATGCCTATCACCTGGGGCAGCTGGTGCTGCTCGAACGCCTGTCAACGGATGAAGCCTGA
- a CDS encoding inorganic phosphate transporter: METALIGLIVIVTLALIFDFINGFHDTANAIATSVATKVLTPAQAIAMAAVLNVVGALTGTAVAKTISKDIVPQEFATLELVGATLLSAIFWNLFTWWKGLPSSSSHALVFSLVGAGVAAGGWGIIIPKGVQKTLTGLVTSPALGFLIPILLMFLLSWLVLRWMKPRVVTRTFRTLQIFSAAFMAFSHGGNDAQKTMGIITFALAAYLGTEIETVPLWVILSAAAAMGAGTAIGGWRIIKTMGFKVVDLKPVDGFVAETSAALIIETASRLGIPVSTTHTISTSIMGVGTTKGFKKVKWQVAGRIVQAWIFTIPVCIALGWVFHKIILALGV; encoded by the coding sequence ATGGAAACGGCTCTGATTGGCCTGATTGTTATCGTGACACTGGCCCTGATTTTTGACTTTATCAACGGCTTTCATGACACCGCCAACGCCATTGCGACCAGCGTGGCCACTAAGGTCCTCACCCCGGCCCAGGCCATCGCCATGGCCGCCGTCTTGAACGTGGTGGGCGCGCTGACGGGCACGGCGGTCGCCAAGACCATCTCCAAGGACATCGTGCCGCAGGAGTTCGCCACGCTGGAACTGGTGGGCGCCACGCTGCTGAGCGCGATTTTCTGGAACCTCTTTACCTGGTGGAAGGGCCTGCCCAGTTCGTCCAGTCACGCCCTGGTCTTTAGCCTCGTGGGCGCCGGGGTGGCGGCGGGTGGCTGGGGCATCATCATTCCCAAGGGCGTGCAGAAAACGCTGACGGGCCTGGTGACCAGCCCGGCACTGGGCTTCCTTATACCGATTCTGCTGATGTTCCTGCTGTCGTGGCTGGTGCTGCGCTGGATGAAGCCGCGCGTGGTGACCCGCACCTTCCGCACCCTGCAAATTTTCAGCGCCGCTTTCATGGCTTTTTCACACGGTGGCAACGACGCGCAGAAAACGATGGGCATCATCACCTTCGCGCTGGCGGCCTACCTGGGCACCGAAATCGAAACAGTGCCGCTGTGGGTCATCCTGTCGGCAGCGGCCGCGATGGGTGCCGGCACCGCTATTGGTGGCTGGCGCATCATCAAGACGATGGGCTTCAAGGTCGTGGACCTCAAGCCGGTGGACGGGTTCGTGGCCGAAACCAGCGCGGCCCTGATTATCGAAACCGCCAGCCGCCTGGGGATTCCAGTCAGCACCACGCACACCATCTCGACCAGCATCATGGGCGTGGGCACCACCAAGGGCTTTAAAAAGGTCAAGTGGCAGGTGGCCGGGCGCATCGTGCAGGCGTGGATTTTTACCATCCCCGTGTGCATCGCGCTGGGCTGGGTGTTTCACAAAATCATCCTGGCGCTGGGCGTGTAA
- a CDS encoding DUF2171 domain-containing protein encodes MTQNQAGEISDRIAQSVKTRLEQGGDHLQVKDVNGEHVGTVDHLEDGRVKLTKNDSADGQHHYVELSQVESVDDVAVYLNVERSALA; translated from the coding sequence ATGACCCAGAATCAAGCCGGTGAAATCAGCGACCGCATTGCCCAGAGCGTCAAAACCCGTCTGGAACAGGGCGGCGACCACCTTCAGGTGAAAGACGTGAACGGTGAGCACGTGGGCACGGTGGACCATCTGGAAGACGGCCGCGTGAAGCTGACCAAAAACGACAGCGCCGATGGCCAGCACCACTATGTCGAGCTGTCGCAGGTCGAGAGTGTGGATGACGTAGCGGTGTACCTGAACGTCGAGCGCAGCGCCCTCGCCTGA
- a CDS encoding alpha-amylase family protein: MAQVDPLLPLDAGAVRHAFDDDREADTFALRLKRYGPELQESLRAVYGDQIGALLPELLEVMLHAFHTRPADLKRLDEARLLRPDWLQQPDMVGYVAYADRFAGTLRGVQDHVPYLEGLGIKYLHLMPLLRPRDGENDGGYAVADYRAVRPDLGSMDDLSALAADLRGRGISLVLDLVLNHVAQEHDWAQQARAGDPIYRDYFHLFPDRSGPDQYERTLPEIFPDFAPGNFTWNDEVEGWVWTTFNTYQWDLNWSNPAVLREFVEIILYLANRGVEVFRLDAIAFLWKRPGTDCQNQPEVHHLTRALRACARIVAPAVAFKAEAIVAPAELIHYLGTRDHHGRVSDMAYHNSLMVQLWSSLASRNVRLFEEALRAFPPKPTNTTWGMYVRCHDDIGWAVSDEDAARVGLSGPGHRHFLSDFYSGEFPGSFARGLVFQHNPQTGDRRISGSCASLAGLEAALDAGDPRQTDLAVRRILLLHAVTLGFGGVPLLYMGDELALLNDPDYGDTPEHALDNRWVHRPRMDWVRAQEVMADPSTPHGRVNAGLRHLIAARRGLAHLHASVESRPVDSPDPCVLLLRRDHPQGVLLGVYNFSEHTINFPAWALRDQLGPQALDHLAGSAFTFGHAPVVLDPYRALWLTAAP; the protein is encoded by the coding sequence ATGGCTCAAGTTGACCCCCTCCTGCCGCTGGATGCTGGGGCTGTGCGGCACGCCTTTGACGATGACCGCGAGGCCGACACCTTCGCCCTGCGCCTGAAGCGCTACGGCCCCGAACTGCAAGAGAGCCTGCGGGCGGTGTACGGCGACCAGATAGGGGCCCTGCTGCCGGAGCTGTTAGAAGTTATGCTGCATGCCTTTCACACCCGCCCCGCGGACCTCAAGCGGCTGGATGAGGCCCGGCTGCTGCGCCCGGACTGGTTACAGCAGCCGGACATGGTGGGCTACGTGGCCTACGCTGACCGCTTTGCCGGCACCCTCCGGGGCGTGCAGGACCATGTGCCGTATCTGGAGGGGCTGGGCATCAAATATCTGCACCTGATGCCGCTGCTCCGGCCCAGGGACGGCGAGAACGACGGCGGCTACGCGGTGGCCGATTACCGCGCGGTGCGCCCTGACCTGGGCAGCATGGATGACCTCTCGGCGCTGGCGGCCGACCTGCGGGGGCGGGGCATCAGCCTGGTACTGGACCTCGTGTTGAACCATGTGGCGCAGGAACACGACTGGGCGCAGCAGGCGCGTGCCGGAGACCCCATCTACCGCGACTACTTTCATCTCTTCCCTGACCGCAGTGGGCCAGACCAGTACGAACGCACCCTGCCTGAAATCTTTCCTGATTTTGCGCCGGGCAACTTCACCTGGAATGACGAGGTGGAGGGCTGGGTCTGGACCACCTTCAACACCTATCAGTGGGACCTGAACTGGAGTAATCCGGCGGTGCTGCGCGAGTTCGTCGAGATTATCCTGTACCTGGCCAACCGGGGCGTGGAAGTGTTCCGGCTGGACGCCATCGCGTTCCTGTGGAAACGGCCCGGCACCGACTGCCAGAACCAGCCCGAGGTCCATCACCTGACCCGCGCGTTGCGGGCCTGCGCGCGGATTGTGGCCCCGGCGGTGGCCTTCAAGGCCGAGGCGATTGTGGCCCCTGCCGAGCTGATTCATTACCTGGGCACGCGGGACCACCACGGGCGGGTCAGCGACATGGCGTACCACAACAGCCTGATGGTACAGCTCTGGAGCAGCCTCGCCAGCCGGAACGTGCGCCTGTTTGAAGAGGCCCTGCGCGCCTTTCCGCCCAAACCGACCAACACCACCTGGGGCATGTACGTGCGCTGCCACGACGACATCGGCTGGGCGGTCAGCGACGAGGACGCGGCCCGTGTGGGCCTGAGCGGGCCAGGTCACCGCCACTTTCTCAGTGACTTTTACAGCGGCGAGTTTCCGGGCAGTTTTGCGCGCGGGCTGGTGTTTCAGCACAACCCGCAGACCGGCGACCGGCGCATCAGCGGGTCGTGCGCCAGCCTGGCTGGCCTGGAAGCGGCGCTGGACGCGGGCGATCCCCGGCAGACAGACCTGGCCGTGCGGCGCATCCTGCTGCTGCACGCCGTCACGCTGGGCTTTGGCGGGGTGCCGCTGCTGTATATGGGCGACGAACTGGCGCTGCTGAATGACCCCGACTACGGCGACACCCCCGAACACGCCCTGGATAACCGCTGGGTCCACCGCCCCCGCATGGACTGGGTGCGCGCGCAGGAAGTAATGGCCGACCCCAGCACCCCGCACGGGCGCGTGAATGCGGGCCTGCGCCACCTGATTGCGGCGCGCCGTGGGCTGGCCCACCTCCACGCCAGCGTCGAGAGCCGCCCCGTGGACAGCCCCGACCCCTGCGTGCTGCTGCTGCGCCGCGACCATCCGCAGGGCGTGCTGCTGGGCGTGTACAACTTCAGCGAACACACCATCAACTTTCCGGCCTGGGCACTGCGCGATCAGCTGGGGCCGCAGGCGCTGGACCACCTGGCGGGCAGCGCCTTTACCTTCGGGCACGCGCCAGTGGTGCTGGACCCCTACCGTGCCCTGTGGCTGACCGCTGCGCCGTGA
- a CDS encoding NADAR family protein produces MTVPTHYFYRTAHPFSNFHPSRFVEHGVTYHWAEQYLMARKASLFGDEATLAQILAASTPAECKALGRRVTPYDDGLWAQVRAEIALDMLRLKFGQNPDLRDFLLGTGAAELVEAAANDRIWGIGFDEAQAEGARQAWGQNLLGRALMAVRAELTGTY; encoded by the coding sequence ATGACCGTGCCCACCCACTACTTTTACCGGACGGCGCACCCGTTCTCCAATTTTCACCCAAGCCGTTTTGTCGAGCACGGCGTGACCTATCACTGGGCCGAGCAGTACCTGATGGCGCGCAAGGCCAGCCTGTTTGGCGATGAAGCCACGCTGGCACAGATTCTGGCCGCCTCTACCCCAGCCGAATGCAAAGCGCTGGGCCGCCGGGTCACGCCCTATGACGACGGGCTGTGGGCGCAGGTACGCGCCGAGATTGCCCTGGACATGCTGCGGCTGAAGTTCGGGCAAAACCCGGACCTACGCGACTTTCTTCTAGGCACCGGAGCGGCCGAACTAGTCGAAGCGGCCGCCAATGACCGCATCTGGGGCATAGGCTTTGACGAAGCCCAGGCCGAGGGCGCGCGGCAGGCCTGGGGGCAGAACCTGCTGGGCAGGGCACTGATGGCGGTGCGGGCCGAGCTGACGGGCACCTATTGA
- a CDS encoding DUF47 domain-containing protein has translation MVLSKFMPSNPKFSEKFTASARNAHATAQALVDLLENYTDVEAKVQRVRDLEHEGDRLTSEITNLLAESFIVPFDREDIISLNNELDDLVDDMEDAARKLSLYGVQQPLPQMAELARVVAAQCDLLAQGMPLLEQGSRVGELTRITSEIRALEDQGDTISDQVQRHLYDSVKDVPDMIRAMRGGEIVNLIEDASDQAQRVAKTIESILLKNA, from the coding sequence ATGGTTCTGTCTAAATTCATGCCCAGCAACCCCAAGTTCAGCGAGAAGTTCACGGCGTCGGCGCGCAATGCCCACGCCACAGCCCAGGCCCTGGTGGACCTGCTGGAGAACTACACGGATGTCGAGGCCAAGGTCCAGCGCGTGCGCGACCTGGAACACGAGGGGGACCGCCTGACCAGCGAGATCACCAACCTGCTGGCCGAGTCCTTTATCGTGCCGTTTGACCGCGAGGACATCATCAGCCTGAACAACGAGCTGGACGACCTAGTGGACGACATGGAAGACGCCGCCCGCAAGCTCAGCCTGTACGGCGTGCAGCAGCCGCTGCCCCAGATGGCCGAGCTGGCGCGCGTGGTGGCCGCGCAGTGTGACCTGCTGGCCCAGGGCATGCCGCTGCTGGAGCAGGGCAGCCGGGTGGGCGAACTGACGCGCATCACCAGCGAAATCCGGGCGCTGGAAGACCAGGGCGACACCATCAGTGACCAGGTGCAGCGCCACCTCTACGACAGCGTGAAGGATGTCCCGGACATGATTCGCGCCATGCGCGGCGGCGAGATTGTCAATCTGATTGAAGACGCCAGCGACCAGGCGCAGCGCGTGGCCAAAACCATCGAGAGCATCCTGCTCAAGAACGCGTAA
- a CDS encoding pyridoxamine 5'-phosphate oxidase family protein has protein sequence MAKPSMKALAQLMRGLDYCLLTTVTSYGHLGSRPMSNNGEVDYDGTSYFFTWAESRAARDIEKNKHVQLNFQAQKRTLFIAVQGEATLTSDREAMEPHWQGSLEQWFKDGLDTPGLTMIQVEARRIKWWGEEEGELELER, from the coding sequence ATGGCAAAACCATCCATGAAAGCCCTGGCACAGCTGATGCGCGGCCTGGACTACTGCCTCCTGACCACCGTGACCAGCTACGGCCACCTGGGGTCGCGGCCCATGAGCAACAACGGCGAGGTGGACTACGACGGCACCAGCTATTTCTTTACCTGGGCCGAATCCCGCGCCGCGCGCGACATCGAGAAAAACAAACACGTGCAGCTCAATTTTCAGGCCCAGAAACGCACGCTGTTTATCGCCGTGCAGGGCGAGGCGACCCTGACCAGTGACCGCGAAGCGATGGAACCCCACTGGCAAGGCAGTCTGGAGCAGTGGTTCAAAGACGGCCTGGACACGCCGGGGCTGACCATGATTCAGGTTGAGGCGCGGCGCATCAAATGGTGGGGCGAGGAAGAAGGCGAGCTGGAGCTGGAGCGGTAG
- a CDS encoding GNAT family N-acetyltransferase has protein sequence MPVLTLRDRQPGDLPVLWRWLHGEPSPAWQQWDAPYFHAARPPSTTTLEDFMARVQAQEPSSDRRIIALDGQCIGQVTRNEEAPTGGGWWELGILIYDPQHWGGGLGTKALRQWTAATFAETDAHVITLTTWSGNGRMIRAAERVGYRECARIPEARLWQGRRWDSVKLACLRRMASDS, from the coding sequence GTGCCTGTTCTGACCTTGCGTGACCGTCAGCCCGGTGACCTTCCTGTCCTGTGGCGCTGGCTGCACGGGGAACCGTCACCCGCCTGGCAGCAGTGGGACGCCCCCTATTTTCATGCGGCGCGCCCACCGTCAACCACCACCCTGGAAGACTTCATGGCCCGCGTGCAGGCACAGGAGCCTTCGTCAGACCGGCGCATCATTGCCCTGGACGGCCAGTGCATCGGCCAGGTGACGAGAAACGAAGAAGCCCCCACGGGCGGCGGCTGGTGGGAACTGGGCATCCTGATTTACGATCCACAGCACTGGGGCGGCGGCCTGGGCACGAAGGCCCTGCGGCAGTGGACGGCCGCCACCTTTGCCGAGACAGATGCCCACGTCATCACGCTAACCACCTGGAGTGGTAATGGGCGCATGATCCGCGCCGCCGAGCGGGTAGGCTACCGCGAATGCGCCCGGATTCCGGAAGCGAGGCTGTGGCAAGGCCGCCGCTGGGACAGCGTGAAACTGGCATGCCTGAGACGGATGGCGTCCGATTCCTGA
- a CDS encoding tetratricopeptide repeat protein, whose amino-acid sequence MNGGATTRSARGQPTDTERLDLDAQLAQADELLVVDPARAEAVARAAAAQAQRDRDQLRFGQAQVLLGATLFFQAQYEDAQKAFGRALDAARQQGDQALEARALNGIGNVISHLGDYAGALERFLDSSRLALAAGDEQGRVRVLNNIAAVWSELGENASALQAHQEVVEVAGQLGDSALQSSARVNLMVDYHALGDYEQALALAKDIRPNLQTRDLKQHLVVTQAYEGDSLLRLGQLDAARQTLLSALPLAEAIGEQVHLCMMLLSLGLTYLQQGQTLLALPHLERALQLAQEHKISGQERDALGALSEVHETLGDYPGRPERPAGSPHAGTPDSCRGRGPQDPVPDRAVSAGHPAARGRAGTSAHPEAA is encoded by the coding sequence ATGAACGGCGGGGCCACCACAAGAAGCGCGCGGGGCCAGCCGACCGATACAGAGCGGCTGGACTTAGACGCGCAGTTGGCCCAGGCAGACGAACTGCTGGTGGTGGACCCGGCCCGCGCCGAGGCTGTGGCGCGCGCCGCAGCCGCGCAGGCCCAGCGCGACAGAGACCAGTTGAGGTTTGGGCAGGCTCAGGTGCTGCTGGGGGCCACACTGTTTTTTCAGGCCCAGTACGAGGACGCCCAGAAGGCCTTTGGGCGGGCGCTGGACGCCGCCCGGCAGCAAGGGGACCAGGCGCTGGAGGCGCGGGCACTGAACGGAATCGGCAACGTCATCAGCCACCTGGGCGACTACGCCGGGGCGCTAGAACGCTTTCTGGATAGTTCGCGGCTGGCCCTGGCTGCTGGGGACGAGCAGGGCCGTGTCCGGGTGCTGAACAACATCGCCGCCGTCTGGTCCGAGCTGGGTGAAAACGCCAGCGCGCTTCAGGCGCATCAAGAAGTGGTAGAGGTGGCCGGGCAACTGGGCGACAGCGCCCTGCAAAGCAGCGCCCGCGTCAATCTGATGGTGGATTATCACGCGCTGGGCGACTATGAGCAGGCCCTGGCGCTGGCCAAAGACATACGGCCAAACCTTCAGACCAGAGACCTGAAACAGCATCTGGTCGTGACGCAAGCGTATGAAGGAGACAGCCTGCTGCGACTGGGCCAGCTGGACGCCGCCCGGCAGACCCTGCTGAGCGCCCTGCCGCTGGCCGAGGCCATCGGGGAACAGGTGCATCTGTGCATGATGCTGCTGAGTCTGGGCCTGACCTACTTGCAGCAGGGCCAGACGCTGCTGGCGCTGCCTCACCTGGAGCGCGCCTTGCAGCTGGCGCAGGAACACAAGATCAGCGGGCAGGAACGGGACGCGCTGGGCGCCCTGAGCGAGGTCCATGAAACCCTGGGCGACTACCCCGGGCGCCCTGAGCGCCCTGCGGGCTCACCACACGCTGGAACGCCAGATTCATGCCGAGGACGTGGACCGCAAGACCCGGTTCCTGACCGCGCAGTTTCAGCTGGACACCCTGCGGCGCGAGGCCGAGCAGGAACGTCAGCGCACCCAGAAGCTGCTTGA